Within the Candidatus Neomarinimicrobiota bacterium genome, the region CGAGATTCGGGATACACATTGGAGGATGTGAAGACTGCTGGTGGATGGGTAAGAATTCCGACGCCCATGATGGAGTATAAGAAATGGCAGAAGGGAGGTCTAAGAAAGGATGGGAAACCCGGTTTCGATACACCGACAGGAAAGTTTGAAATATGGTCGACTATTCTGGAGGAATATGGATATGAGCCATTACCAAAATACATTGAGCCTACTGAAGGACCACTGGGGAGTCCGAAGTTGTTGGAAAACTTTCCCCTGGTGTTTAACTCCGGGGCAAGACCCCAGACTGATTTCAGATCGCAACATCACAGCATTGAAGGGCTTATAATGGATACCCCGGAGCCCATAGTGGAGATTAACGTTGAAGATGCTGAGAAAAGGAGTATTAGGAGTGGCGATCTTGTACGGGTAATCACGCAGAGAGGGAGTGTGCCTTTTAGGGCTAAAGTCACGGACGGCATTGCCAAAGGATGTATCGAATGTATGTTTGGTGGTGGCACCCCTGTCGGACCTGAAGCATGGCAGGAATGGAATGTCAATAAACTTACGGATATTAACAACTATGACAGCATTTCCGGTTTTCCCGTATATAAAGCACTCTTGTGCGATGTGCAAAAGGTTGAGTCCGGTACTGATGAGACCCGCTGTTTAGTAAATAGACAGGTATTAGACTATCACAGTAATTTGGCAGACGCCGAGGAATCGCCAATGAAGCTCAAAGGTCGCATTTACCTTGACAACAATGCCACAACACAGGTTGATGATGCAGTAAGAGAGGCAATAGTGCCATATCTGAGTTCAGATGCCGGAAACCCTTCCAGCATACATCAGACGGGCAAGATTGCCCGAGAAGCTGTAGAGAATGCACGTCGTCAGGTGGCTATGCTAATAAATGTTCAGCCACGACGAATTGTCTTCACCGGAGGTGGCTCTGAGGCCGACAATCTTGCTATCAAGGGAGCGGCATTTGCTCTGCGTGATAGGGGTAATCATGTCATAACAACTACCTTCGAACATCCAGCTGTACTTGGCGCCTGCGAGTTTTTAGAGAGATATGGTTACAGAGTTACATATCTCGGTGTAGATGAAGATGGTTGGCTGGATCCCGAAAGACTACGCAACACCATCACTGCAGATACAATACTAGTCTCCATAATGATGGCTAACAATGAAGTGGGTACTATTCTTCCTATAAAGGAGCTAAATTCAATTTGCCACGAGAAGGGAATCCTGTTCCACACTGACGCCGTTCAAGCCATAGGTAAGATTAC harbors:
- a CDS encoding aminotransferase class V-fold PLP-dependent enzyme; protein product: MIDPRHTEAAIRTDAQWIPIRPGTDGALALSMIEVMIDEDLYDEDFAENWCHGFDELKTYVQHFRPEVIQNITWVPADMIRDLARRICNASGVSSLMFTGLEYSNSGVQSARAVLTLFALANQLDVPGGIGLTMLDSEFPINRSCNLDNPNVNRAIGRNEFPVYTSYRGEAHAGALVDSVLKGQPYQTRALIIHGASLLTSWPQTPVWREVLSKLDFVVCIDRQLTADAAYADIFLPATTMFENYSYMTYGPIFRLRERMIEPMGQARNDYLIMAKLADCLGYGHLFPQTEEEMLRFVLRDSGYTLEDVKTAGGWVRIPTPMMEYKKWQKGGLRKDGKPGFDTPTGKFEIWSTILEEYGYEPLPKYIEPTEGPLGSPKLLENFPLVFNSGARPQTDFRSQHHSIEGLIMDTPEPIVEINVEDAEKRSIRSGDLVRVITQRGSVPFRAKVTDGIAKGCIECMFGGGTPVGPEAWQEWNVNKLTDINNYDSISGFPVYKALLCDVQKVESGTDETRCLVNRQVLDYHSNLADAEESPMKLKGRIYLDNNATTQVDDAVREAIVPYLSSDAGNPSSIHQTGKIAREAVENARRQVAMLINVQPRRIVFTGGGSEADNLAIKGAAFALRDRGNHVITTTFEHPAVLGACEFLERYGYRVTYLGVDEDGWLDPERLRNTITADTILVSIMMANNEVGTILPIKELNSICHEKGILFHTDAVQAIGKITVDVQDLNVDMLSLSGHKFHAPKGVGALYIRKGIELEPLIHGGKQERGIRAGTENVPAIVGLGKAAEL